One Rattus rattus isolate New Zealand chromosome 12, Rrattus_CSIRO_v1, whole genome shotgun sequence genomic window carries:
- the Lmln2 gene encoding leishmanolysin-like peptidase 2, protein MKMWWLLLLGAAASRCLHEETQKSVRLLRPPFPQMSTHFRSSILPLPGSPEPQPLRIQTHYTRGPVPSEARDLDGEARALAAVKETTRRIQGILAVLPVRGPLLLSRDPAQYCHAVWGDPDTPNYHRCSLLNPGYKGESCLGVKIPDAHLRGYSLWPEHGLPQLIQPDGPGVQNADFLLYVRVAHTSRCHREPSVIAYAACCQLDSEDRPLAGTIVYCAQHLSSPNLGHDDIVMATLHELLHALGFSGQLFKMWRDCPSGLSARENCSTRKQVTRRDERGQLLLTTPAVSRSLAKHLGVPGTSLGVPLEEEGSSHWESRLLQGSIMTAAFDGAQHTRLDPITLAAFEDSGWYQVNHSAAEELVWGQGSGPDFGLVSTCRNGSSDFFCTGSGLGCHYLHLDKGRCSSDPMLEGCRMYKPSANGSECWKEESGLHTRAENPRGEIYHMHSRCFLANLTSQVLSKDKTSQSSAAPLYLEEGPTGCCYLHQCTHKGAYEVQVEGSPWIPCLPGKAVQIPGYHGLLYCPQGRLCLSEGVSVATSQPMSFTTQDLVFQLSLRLTGTLGRSLGKGQREELAEVVLEALVTRAGTSRCYFYSPSITTSLVFTVSMWKPSGCQGPSTAMLHRTLTLILQKKPLQVYHGEAIFTTEYSKLQTSLDHSSSVAELLLYTGFCLLLLILLGALGTLAYQKRARLQVEPSTT, encoded by the exons ATGAAGATGTGGTGGCTACTCCTCCTTGGGGCGGCCGCAAGCAGATGTCTGCATGAGGAAACCCAGAAGTCTGTGCGCCTTCTTAGGCCTCCTTTCCCCCAGATGTCCACACACTTCCGctcctcaatccttcctctccctggctCCCCTGAGCCTCAACCCCTTAGAATCCAAACGCACTATACAAGAGGTCCTGTACCCAGTGAGGCTCGGGATCTTGACGGGGAAGCTCGAGCCCTGGCTGCAGTGAAAGAGACCACTCGAAGGATTCAGGGGATCCTAGCAG TTCTTCCGGTACGAGGACCTCTGCTTCTGAGCCGAGACCCTGCACAATACTGCCATGCTGTCTGGGGAGACCCCGATACCCCAAACTACCATAG GTGCAGCCTCTTGAACCCAGGGTACAAAGGAGAGAGTTGCCTCGGAGTAAAG ATACCTGATGCCCACCTGCGTGGTTATTCCTTGTGGCCAGAGCATGGTCTGCCCCAACTAATCCAGCCAGATGGCCCTGGCGTCCAAAACGCTGATTTTCTCCTGTATGTGCGGGTTGCCCATACTTCCAGATGTCACAGAGAG CCCTCTGTCATAGCCTATGCTGCCTGCTGCCAGCTGGACTCAGAAGACAGGCCCCTCGCTGGTACCATTGTCTACTGTGCCCAACATCTCAGCAGCCCGAACCTCGGCCACGACGATATTGTCATG GCTACATTGCATGAACTGCTGCACGCTCTGGGTTTTTCTGGACAGCTCTTCAAGATGTGGCGAGACTGTCCCTCAGGACTCAGTG CTAGAGAGAATTGTTCTACAAGAAAACAGGTGACCAGACGCGATGAACGGGGACAACTGCTTCTCACCACTCCAGCTGTCAGCCGCAGCCTAGCCAAACACTTGGGGGTGCCTGGGACTTCGCTGGGAGTTCCTTTGGAAGAAGAG GGCTCTTCACACTGGGAGTCCAGATTACTTCAGGGCTCTATAATGACCGCTGCCTTCGATGGTGCCCAGCACACTCGACTTGACCCAATAACCCTTGCTGCCTTCGAAGATTCAGGCTGGTATCAGGTCAACCACAGTGCGGCAGAGGAACTTGTGTGGGGCCAGG GCTCCGGCCCAGACTTTGGTCTGGTGAGCACATGCAGGAATGGATCCTCAGACTTCTTCTGCACCGGCAG tgggctgggctgtcACTACCTGCACCTGGACAAAGGAAGGTGTTCCTCCGACCCAATGCTAGAAGGCTGCCGCATGTACAAACCCTCAGCCAATGGG AGTGAATGCTGGAAGGAGGAGAGTGGACTCCACACCAGAGCGGAAAACCCCCGCGGGGAGATCTACCATATGCACAGCCGCTGCTTCCTTGCCAAccttacctcccaagtgctctcCAAAGACAAGACCAGCCAATCCTCGGCAGCACCACTCTACCTGGAGGAAGGTCCCACGGGCTGTTGTTATTTACATCAATGCACCCACAAGGGAGCCTACGAGGTTCAAGTGGAGGGATCACCGTGGATCCCCTGCCTTCCGGGGAAGGCTGTTCAG ATACCTGGGTACCATGGCCTTCTCTACTGTCCCCAAGGCCGGCTGTGTCTGAGTGAAGGTGTCAGTGTTGCCACTTCTCAACCGATGAGCTTTACAACCCAAGACCTGGTATTCCAGCTGTCTCTAAGACTAACAGGGACCCTGGGCCGCTCtctggggaagggacagagagaagagcttGCTGAGGTAGTTCTGGAGGCTCTGGTGACAAGAGCTGGCACTAGCAG GTGTTATTTCTACAGCCCATCCATCACCACGAGCTTGGTATTCACTGTGAGTATGTGGAAGCCTTCTGGCTGCCAAGGGCCGTCCACTGCTATGCTACATAGGACCCTGACCCTGATTCTTCAAAAGAAACCCCTCCAAGTATACCACGGAGAAGCCATCTTTACCACAGAATATAGCAA GCTGCAGACTTCCTTGGACCATAGCTCCTCTGTGGCTGAGCTACTTCTGTACACTGGCTTCTGTCTGCTGTTGCTAATTCTGCTGGGTGCACTGGGAACTCTGGCTTATCAGAAACGAGCTAGGCTCCAAGTGGAACCATCTACCACTTAA
- the C12H14orf119 gene encoding uncharacterized protein C14orf119 homolog codes for MPLESSSTSVPPCFPSVLPSVPDDIANSSPPPMSYITSQEMKCVLHWFASWSGPQRERFLQDLVAKAVPGKVQLLLDGLEQLSVSAASRPPCIFECQLRLWDQWFRGWAEQERNEFVRQLEVGEPDFVAKFYQAVAATAGKD; via the coding sequence ATGCCACTGGAATCGTCTTCCACATCAGTGCCACCCTGCTTCCCTTCTGTGTTACCCTCAGTGCCTGATGACATTGCCAACTCTTCCCCACCTCCAATGTCTTACATCACTTCCCAGGAGATGAAGTGTGTTCTTCACTGGTTTGCCAGTTGGTCAGGTCCCCAGCGGGAACGTTTTCTCCAAGACCTGGTCGCTAAGGCAGTGCCAGGAAAGGTGCAGCTACTGCTGGATGGTCTGGAGCAGCTCAGTGTATCTGCGGCAAGTCGACCACCGTGTATCTTTGAGTGTCAGCTACGTCTTTGGGATCAGTGGTTTCGAGGTTGGGCTGAGCAGGAGCGCAATGAATTTGTCAGGCAGCTGGAGGTCGGTGAGCCAGATTTCGTGGCAAAATTTTACCAAGCAGTGGCTGCCACTGCTGGTAAGGACTGA